The Carnobacterium divergens nucleotide sequence CTTTAAAAACAATATTTTTTAAGTGTATGTTAAATGCGAAAAAGAAACAATGGACATTTTTCTTTTTTTCGCAAAATAATTTTCTCCATCATGAATACAGGAATCCAAAATAGGTGCTATCCCACCTGAAATGTCTGTGTTATACTTAAAGACAAAGTTCAAAAAAGGAGGCGAAAAGATGTCTGATTCTGAAAATAAGCGAGCACCGATTATTGAGTTTTTCCCATCAAGTGAATATTACTTTAGTTTAGGGATTGCGGCGTTTCAAAAAAACGATATCCTCAAGGCTAAAAAATATTTAAATCGTGCAGCGACACTTTGTAAAACAGAGGAAGAAAAAATTTTTGCTCTTTGCCAACTAGCCATTTGCCATCAGCACGCCGGTGAATTTAATGAATCCATTGCTATTTTAGATACATTGATTGAAGAAAGTGGCGACATTTTTAGTGAAGCTTATTATTTTCAAGCAAACAATTATGCTTTTTTAGAGGACTTAGAGGAAGCATTGGAATTAGTAAAAATGTATTTAAAAGAAGATCCTGCCGGTGATTTTATTGAAGAAGCAACTGAATTAAAGCAAACTTTAGAAATGGAATTGAAAGGGTACTAATTTTTTGTAAGCAAATTAGTAGACGAATGCTTCCATTCATATTAAAGTAGATGAATAGCAGTAAGAATCGAGAAGTAAAGGGAGCGAAAACATGGAATCAAATGAAAAAATTTATGATGTGGTCATTATTGGATCAGGTCCAGCAGGAATGACAGCAGCGCTATATGCATCAAGATCAAACTTATCAACCTTGATGCTTGAAAGAGGCGTTCCAGGTGGTCAAATGATTAATACAGCTGAGATTGAAAATTATCCAGGGTTTTTAAGTATTTTAGGACCTGAATTATCGGATAAAATGTTTGAAGGATCAAAACAATTTGGTGCTGAATACGCCTATGGAGACGTTCAAGAAATACAAGATGGAAAAGAATATAAAACCATTACAGCAGGCGGAAAAGAATATAAAACACGTGCAATTATTATCGCTACTGGAGCAGAACATCGTAAACTAGGAGTTGCTGGCGAAAATGAATACAACGGACGCGGTGTGTCTTATTGTGCAGTATGTGATGGTGCCTTCTTTAGAAATAAAGAATTGATTGTAATTGGTGGCGGAGATTCGGCGGTTGAAGAAGGAACGTATTTAACTCAATTTGCTAGTAAAGTAACGATTGTTCATCGTCGCGGTGAGTTACGTGCTCAAAAAATATTACAAGACCGTGCATTTAAAAATGAAAAAGTTGACTTTATATGGAACGCAACAGTATCCGAAATTCATGGAGATGACATGAAAGTAACGGGAGCGACTTTAGTTGATACAAAAGATGGTTCAACGAAAGAAATTACCGCTGATGGAGCGTTTATCTATGTAGGTATTTTACCTCAAACAAATTCTTTTAAAAACTTAGGAATTACAGATGAAGAAGGCTGGATTATTACGAATGATGAGATGGAAACAGCAATTCCAGGTATTTTTGCTGTTGGCGATGTTCGTCAAAAAACATTACGTCAAGTTACTACCGCTGTTGGCGATGGCGGTCAAGCAGGACAAGCTGTCTTTAAATACGTAGAAGAATTAAAAGAAAGTTTAGAAAAATAAAAATGCGGACACAAAGAATCTTTAGTTCTCTAAAGGTTCTTTTTTTGTAACTAAAACATAAGATTTTTGAAATTTCTCCAAAATGAGTGAAAGCCTATGCAAGAAGTGATATAATCTAAATGATTAACTGTTATTGAAGGAAGTAACTAGAAAATACTAAAAAAGGATGATTTCAGAAATGACTTGGAAGAATACTTATAAAACTTGGAAAAACTATGAAGCATTAGAAGATAAGTTAAAAGCAGAATTAATAGAATTAGAGAACAATGATACAGTTTTGGAAGATGCTTTTTACGCACCATTAGAATTTGGAACAGCAGGCATGCGAGGTGTTTTAGGAGTAGGAATTAATCGGATGAACATCTACACCATTCGTCAAGCAACGGAAGGTTTGGCTTCATTTATGGACAGCTTAGGTGAGGAGACGAAAAAAAGAGGAGTAGCTATTGCTTATGACTCACGTCATCAATCACCTGAATTTGCAATGGAGGCAGCTAAAACATTAGGCAAACATGGCATTCCAGCGTTTGTATTTGAAAGCTTACGTCCAACGCCAGAACTTTCTTTTGCCGTTCGTGAATTGAAAACCTATGCAGGAATCATGATTACAGCAAGTCACAATCCTGCTGAATACAATGGGTACAAAGTTTACGGTGAAGACGGGGGGCAAATGCCACCTAAAGAAGCGGATGCTTTAACAACATTTGTTCGTGAAATTGACAATAGCTTAGAAATTGAGGTGTTAAGTGAAACAGAGTTGAAAAATTCTGGTTTATTAACCATACTTGGTGAAGACATTGATGCACCTTATCTTGAATTAGTGAAAACAGTGACAGTGAATCCTGAATTAGTAAAAGAAATGAGCAAAGAAATGAAGCTTGTCTTTACTCCTCTTCATGGAACGGGTCAAATGCTAGGAGAACGTGCACTAAAAAATGCTGGATTTGAAGGCATTACGGTAGTTCCAGAACAAGCGATTCCTGATCCTAGTTTTCCGACCATCAAATCACCAAATCCAGAGGAGCATAGTGCCTTTGAATATGCGATTCGCTTAGGTGAAAAAGAAGGAGCAGATGTTTTAGTTGCAACAGATCCAGACGCAGACCGTCTAGGGATTGCAGTGAAAATGCCTGCTGGAAATTATGAAGTGTTATCAGGAAATCAAATTGCGTCATTAATGTTGCACTATTTATTAACAGCTCAAAAAGAAGCCGGAACATTGCCTGCTAATGGTGCTGTATTAAAGTCAATCGTTTCAAGCGAGTTAGCAACGAAAATTGCAGAAAGCTTTGAAATTAAAATGATCGATGTTTTAACAGGGTTTAAATTTATTGCAGAAAAAATCAAACAATATGAAGAAGATCATAGTCAAACCTTTTTATTTGGATTTGAAGAAAGCTATGGTTATCTAGTAAAACCATTTGTTCGCGATAAAGATGCCATTCAAGCTTTAGTATTGGTAGCAGAAGTTGCTGCGTTCTATAAAAAACAAGGAAAAACAATGTATGATGGCTTACAAGAAATTTATCAAACATACGGCTATTTTGAAGAAAAAACAATCTCAGTTACAATGGCAGGAATTGAAGGAACAGCTAAAATTCAAGCTTTGATGGCAAAATGTCGTGCAGAAGCACCAAAAGAATTTGCAGGTATTGCTGTTGTAAGTTCTGAGGACTTTGGCAATCAAACGAGAACATTCCAAGACGGAAAAGTAGAGCCGATTGACATGCCGACATCTAACGTTTTAAAATATCAATTAGAAGATGGCAGTTGGATTGCGATTCGTCCATCTGGAACAGAACCGAAAATTAAGTTTTATATTGGTGCAGTAGCAGATACAGCTGAAAAAGTAGCGAATAAAGTAGCAGATTTTGAAGCAAGCATTCAAGCGATTATTGCGTAATAAAGAAGGGGATTAAGAAGCGTAGTCTTTTAAAGACTACGCTTCTTTTAACGAAATGAAAAAAAACTTCTTAAGTATACGTGATACACCCGGTATGTTATAATAGAAATTAAAGAATAAACGAGTAATCGTTTTGAAAAGGAGTGACTGATGATGGTAGATAGTCTTCAATTAGTAATTATTACAGGAATGAGCGGCGCAGGTAAAACTGTGGCAATGCAGAGTTTTGAAGATATGGGGTATTTTTGTGTTGATAATATGCCACCCAGTTTATTGCCTAAATTTTGGGAATTAGTAAAAGAATCAGGAAAATTAACAAAAATTGCTTTAGTAATTGACCTTCGTTCAAGAGCTTTTTTTGATGAAATTTTAACTGCAATTGGAAGTATGGACAATACGTCCTTTATTACAACGAAAATTTTGTTTTTAGAGGCAGAGGATGCAGTTTTAGTTTCAAGATATAAAGAAACAAGACGTGCTCATCCGTTGGCACGGGATGGTCGAGTGATGGATGGCATTCGTAGTGAACGTGAGTTGCTTAATGAAATTAAAGGAAGAGCGCAGCTAGTGATTGATACTTCACACTTAACGCCACGTCAATTAAGAGAAGAAATTATTTCAAATTTTAAAACAGAAGACACCAACTTATTTAGAGTTGAGGTCATTTCATTTGGTTTTAAATATGGGTTACCGATTGACGCCGATGTTGTAATGGATGTCCGTTTCTTACCAAATCCTCACTATATCGATACGCTACGTCCTTTAACTG carries:
- a CDS encoding tetratricopeptide repeat protein, with the protein product MSDSENKRAPIIEFFPSSEYYFSLGIAAFQKNDILKAKKYLNRAATLCKTEEEKIFALCQLAICHQHAGEFNESIAILDTLIEESGDIFSEAYYFQANNYAFLEDLEEALELVKMYLKEDPAGDFIEEATELKQTLEMELKGY
- the trxB gene encoding thioredoxin-disulfide reductase; translation: MESNEKIYDVVIIGSGPAGMTAALYASRSNLSTLMLERGVPGGQMINTAEIENYPGFLSILGPELSDKMFEGSKQFGAEYAYGDVQEIQDGKEYKTITAGGKEYKTRAIIIATGAEHRKLGVAGENEYNGRGVSYCAVCDGAFFRNKELIVIGGGDSAVEEGTYLTQFASKVTIVHRRGELRAQKILQDRAFKNEKVDFIWNATVSEIHGDDMKVTGATLVDTKDGSTKEITADGAFIYVGILPQTNSFKNLGITDEEGWIITNDEMETAIPGIFAVGDVRQKTLRQVTTAVGDGGQAGQAVFKYVEELKESLEK
- a CDS encoding phospho-sugar mutase, whose product is MTWKNTYKTWKNYEALEDKLKAELIELENNDTVLEDAFYAPLEFGTAGMRGVLGVGINRMNIYTIRQATEGLASFMDSLGEETKKRGVAIAYDSRHQSPEFAMEAAKTLGKHGIPAFVFESLRPTPELSFAVRELKTYAGIMITASHNPAEYNGYKVYGEDGGQMPPKEADALTTFVREIDNSLEIEVLSETELKNSGLLTILGEDIDAPYLELVKTVTVNPELVKEMSKEMKLVFTPLHGTGQMLGERALKNAGFEGITVVPEQAIPDPSFPTIKSPNPEEHSAFEYAIRLGEKEGADVLVATDPDADRLGIAVKMPAGNYEVLSGNQIASLMLHYLLTAQKEAGTLPANGAVLKSIVSSELATKIAESFEIKMIDVLTGFKFIAEKIKQYEEDHSQTFLFGFEESYGYLVKPFVRDKDAIQALVLVAEVAAFYKKQGKTMYDGLQEIYQTYGYFEEKTISVTMAGIEGTAKIQALMAKCRAEAPKEFAGIAVVSSEDFGNQTRTFQDGKVEPIDMPTSNVLKYQLEDGSWIAIRPSGTEPKIKFYIGAVADTAEKVANKVADFEASIQAIIA
- the rapZ gene encoding RNase adapter RapZ, whose translation is MVDSLQLVIITGMSGAGKTVAMQSFEDMGYFCVDNMPPSLLPKFWELVKESGKLTKIALVIDLRSRAFFDEILTAIGSMDNTSFITTKILFLEAEDAVLVSRYKETRRAHPLARDGRVMDGIRSERELLNEIKGRAQLVIDTSHLTPRQLREEIISNFKTEDTNLFRVEVISFGFKYGLPIDADVVMDVRFLPNPHYIDTLRPLTGLDKPVYDYVMQQPETEQFYRKFIDLLLYVLPGYKKEGKNNVTIAIGCTGGQHRSVALTERVGRQLIADDYKVNITHRDKDKRKESVNRS